Sequence from the Pseudomonas sp. LS.1a genome:
CCTGATGGAAACCGCGCAGGGCCGCAAGATCTATGGTGGCGGTATCCTTTCGTCGCCAAAAGAGACCGTCTACAGCCTGTCTGGCGAGCCTGAGCACCAGGCCTTCGACCCGATCGAGGCCATGCGCACACCGTACCGCATCGATATCCTGCAGCCGCTGTATTTCGTACTGCCGAACATGAAGCGCCTGTTCGACCTGGCCCACGAAGACATCATGGGCATGGTTCACAAAGCCATGCAGCTGGGCCTGCACGCACCGAAGTTTCCACCCAAGGTCGCTGCCTGAGCGACCTTGCCGATAACAACTCGAACCGGAAAACACCACATGAATGCCTTGAACCAAGCCCATTGCGAAGCCTGCCGCGCCGACGCACCAAAGGTCACCGACGAAGAACTGGCCGAGCTGATTCGCGAAATCCCGGACTGGAACATCGAAGTACGTGACGGCCACATGGAGCTGGAGCGCGTGTTCCTGTTCAAGAACTTCAAGCACGCCCTGGCGTTCACCAATGCCGTGGGCGAGATCGCCGAGGCCGAAGGCCATCACCCGGGCCTGCTGACCGAGTGGGGCAAGGTCACCGTGACCTGGTGGAGCCACTCGATCAAAGGCCTGCACCGCAATGATTTCATCATGTGCGCGCGCACCGACAAGGTGGCGGAGACGGCTGAAGGCCGCAAGTAACCGCTTGGGAATTGGGGCCGCTTCGCGCCCCTTCGCGGGCTTGCCCGCTCCCACAGGTACTGCGTAAGCCTTGGCCTTCGCAATACCTGTGGGAGCGGGCAAGCCCGCGAAGGGGCGCGAAGCGGCCCCAGTTTTTTGAAGGAAAAATGTCCGCTGTTCGTCCGCAAAACCGACAAACGATCGGTAAAAAACCCAAACTGTCATCCAGACTTGTGTATCCTGCCCCAGCTTTGCGAAGCTTCAAACGCGCCTGGCGCAGACTTTTCACTCACACTTGCGAGGAACGACGAGATGCATGAAATCCCGAATCTTCCCTTCCCAAGCCTGAACCCAGAAGAGCCAACCGTGACCGTTCACGCCGAACCGGCAACTGCCGTCGAGCAGGATGGTGACGATCAATCCAGCGCTGACCAGGAATAACCGCGCATCCCCCGACTGTGTGAAAACGGCTGACCTGCGGGCCACCCCCGTCATCACGTTTTCACACCGTCCAGAATCCACGTAGGCCCTCATGCCCCACTCACCGCGCCCCCTTGCGGTCACCCTGCAAGTCGTCTCCATCGTCCTCTTCACCTTCATCGGCTACCTGAACATCGGCATCCCGCTGGCCGTATTGCCCGGCTATGTGCACAACGATCTGGGCTTCAGTGCCGTGGTCGCGGGCCTGGTGATCAGCGTGCAATACCTCGCCACCCTGCTCAGCCGCCCCACCGCCAGCCGCATCATCGACAACCACGGCAGCAAGAAGGCGGTCATGTATGGCCTGGCCGGCTGCGGGCTCAGCGGGGTGTTCATGCTGGCCTGCGCCTTCCTCACCCACCTGCCGTGGCTGAGCCTGGCCTGCCTGCTGCTAGGCCGCCTGGTGCTCGGCAGTGCCGAAAGCCTGGTGGGCTCCGGTGCGATTGGCTGGGGCATTGGCCGGGTGGGCGCTGAAAACACGGCCAAGGTCATCTCCTGGAACGGCATCGCCAGCTATGGCGCACTGGCCATCGGCGCCCCGCTGGGCGTGCTGATGGTCAAGGGCCTGGGGCTGTGGAGCATGGGCGTGAGCATCATCCTGCTGTGTGCACTCGGGTTGCTGCTGGCGTGGCCCAGGCAAGCCGCGCCGATCGTCAGTGGCGTGCGCCTGCCGTTCCTGCGGGTGCTGGGCAAGGTGTTCCCGCACGGCTCGGGGCTGGCCCTGGGCTCGATCGGCTTTGGCACCATCGCCACCTTCATCACCTTGTACTACGCCAGCCACGGCTGGGCCAATGCAGCGCTGACCCTGAGCCTGTTCGGCGCCAGCTTCATCAGCGCGCGACTGCTGTTCGGCAACCTGATCAACCGGATTGGCGGGTTCCGGGTGGCGATCGCCTGCCTGTCGGTGGAAACGCTTGGGCTGCTGATGTTGTGGCTGGCGCCCAACGCCGAAATGGCCTTGGCGGGGGCCGCGCTGAGCGGGTTCGGCTTCTCGCTGGTGTTCCCGGCACTGGGGGTGGAGGCGGTGAATCAGGTGTCGGCGGCCAACCGCGGGGCGGCGGTGGGGGCGTATTCGCTGTTCATCGATTTGTCGCTGGGGGTGACCGGGCCGCTGGTGGGCGCGGTGGCGGCGGGGTTCGGTTTTGCTTCGATGTTTCTGTTTGCCGCGGCGGCGGCGGCTTGTGGGTTGGTGTTGAGTCTGTATCTGTATCGGCAGGCATCATCTTCAAGGCATGCACGGGACTTGTAGGAGCAGCCTTGTGCTGC
This genomic interval carries:
- a CDS encoding 4a-hydroxytetrahydrobiopterin dehydratase; the protein is MNALNQAHCEACRADAPKVTDEELAELIREIPDWNIEVRDGHMELERVFLFKNFKHALAFTNAVGEIAEAEGHHPGLLTEWGKVTVTWWSHSIKGLHRNDFIMCARTDKVAETAEGRK
- a CDS encoding MFS transporter; the protein is MPHSPRPLAVTLQVVSIVLFTFIGYLNIGIPLAVLPGYVHNDLGFSAVVAGLVISVQYLATLLSRPTASRIIDNHGSKKAVMYGLAGCGLSGVFMLACAFLTHLPWLSLACLLLGRLVLGSAESLVGSGAIGWGIGRVGAENTAKVISWNGIASYGALAIGAPLGVLMVKGLGLWSMGVSIILLCALGLLLAWPRQAAPIVSGVRLPFLRVLGKVFPHGSGLALGSIGFGTIATFITLYYASHGWANAALTLSLFGASFISARLLFGNLINRIGGFRVAIACLSVETLGLLMLWLAPNAEMALAGAALSGFGFSLVFPALGVEAVNQVSAANRGAAVGAYSLFIDLSLGVTGPLVGAVAAGFGFASMFLFAAAAAACGLVLSLYLYRQASSSRHARDL